A region of Ovis canadensis isolate MfBH-ARS-UI-01 breed Bighorn chromosome 19, ARS-UI_OviCan_v2, whole genome shotgun sequence DNA encodes the following proteins:
- the UBE2D4 gene encoding ubiquitin-conjugating enzyme E2 D4 isoform X3, with amino-acid sequence MGPNDSPYQGGVFFLTIHFPTDYPFKPPKVVFTTKIYHPNINSNGSICLDILRSQWSPALTVSKVLLSICSLLCDPNPDDPLVPEIAHTYKADREKYNRLAREWTQKYAM; translated from the exons ATGGGCCCG AATGACAGTCCTTACCAAGGAGGCGTTTTCTTCCTGACCATCCACTTCCCTACCGATTATCCTTTCAAGCCCCCAAAG GTTGTTTTCACAACCAAAATTTATCATCCCAACATCAACAGCAATGGCAGCATCTGCCTTGACATCCTACGGTCCCAGTGGTCTCCAGCACTGACTGTGTCAAAAG ttctCTTATCCATCTGTTCTCTGCTCTGCGACCCCAACCCTGATGACCCTCTGGTGCCAGAAATAGCCCATACCTACAAGGCTGATAGAGAGAA GTACAACAGACTAGCAAGAGAGTGGACACAGAAATATGCTATGTAA